One part of the Gammaproteobacteria bacterium genome encodes these proteins:
- a CDS encoding PA2779 family protein, producing MRSRLSRFLAYVLTSALMITPVMPAYADMVGTQALVNKATADWDRERLSNAVEREEVRVLLAEHGISPKEAKKRIDALTDREVRQLAQADFDKLPAGAGVIEVLVIAGLVVVILELVGITDIFTQF from the coding sequence ATGCGCTCACGTCTCAGCAGATTTCTGGCCTACGTGCTGACTTCAGCCCTCATGATCACACCGGTGATGCCGGCCTACGCGGACATGGTCGGCACACAAGCCCTGGTCAATAAAGCCACAGCCGATTGGGATCGCGAGCGCCTGAGCAACGCGGTGGAACGTGAAGAAGTACGCGTGCTACTCGCCGAGCATGGCATCTCGCCGAAAGAAGCGAAAAAGCGCATCGATGCGCTCACCGATCGTGAGGTGCGCCAGTTGGCGCAGGCGGATTTCGACAAACTGCCGGCCGGCGCCGGTGTCATCGAGGTGCTGGTCATCGCAGGACTGGTAGTGGTTATTCTCGAACTGGTGGGCATCACCGATATCTTCACCCAGTTCTAG
- a CDS encoding AI-2E family transporter, with protein MPKQSQPDAALPLIRFGLGLMVIAGLYLGQDVLIPIALAVLLSFVLAPAADRLERWRLPPVPSVIATVIFAFSILGLVGLMVSNQVVSLAESLPKYQDNITQRFLSLQGGEGGVFERAAETFFAIREDIRKKPSAAEPDVAEPQGARGLQGDEPLTDQSRAPVLVEMLEESPSTFELLRDYVSPALIPLARLGLAVVLVIFFLLQREDLRDRLIRLMSRDRLDVTTRALNDAGDRIGRYLRTQLLINTCYGVPIAIGLAIIGLPGALLWGLLGMLLRFIPYVGPWLAASMPILLSLAVFDGWILPAAVVALFIVLESFTNMVMEPWLYGASTGLSPVAVLLAVIFWSSLWGGVGLLLAIPLTVCLVVAGRHLPQFEFFTILLGKEPALSATERFYQRLLAGDHEGAMQLAREHSGDGLMSVYDQVIIPALALAERDRHDGHLEPELEQSIIESASEIVDALGTQDSIAANGRAIEPHHQAFELMCLPSRDLADELTARMFAQVLKVQGIGAQHLSIKSLASEMVKRVGESEQPVVCVSALPPKALAHTRYLCKRLKQQFPKARVAVGVWNNPVYAARVAPRLNEAGADAVLANLAAGVKWARQRMNERVAVIDRNT; from the coding sequence ATGCCAAAACAGTCACAGCCCGATGCCGCGCTACCGCTGATACGGTTCGGTCTGGGGCTGATGGTCATCGCCGGGCTTTATCTGGGGCAGGACGTGTTGATCCCGATCGCGCTGGCGGTGCTGCTGAGCTTCGTGCTCGCGCCGGCGGCCGATCGCCTGGAGCGCTGGCGCCTGCCGCCGGTACCCAGCGTCATTGCGACTGTCATCTTTGCTTTTTCGATCCTTGGGTTAGTCGGCCTGATGGTGTCCAACCAGGTCGTCAGCCTTGCGGAATCTCTGCCCAAATACCAGGATAATATTACGCAACGATTCTTGAGCCTGCAGGGCGGCGAGGGTGGTGTCTTCGAGCGGGCGGCGGAGACTTTCTTCGCGATTAGGGAGGACATTAGAAAGAAACCATCCGCGGCAGAACCGGACGTCGCGGAGCCACAAGGGGCGCGCGGACTTCAAGGCGACGAGCCATTAACCGATCAGTCGCGGGCGCCAGTCCTGGTCGAGATGCTGGAAGAGTCCCCGTCGACCTTCGAACTTCTCAGGGACTATGTTTCTCCGGCGTTGATCCCGTTGGCGCGGCTGGGGCTGGCTGTGGTGCTGGTCATTTTCTTCCTGTTGCAGCGCGAGGATTTGCGCGACCGCCTGATCCGGCTCATGAGTCGCGACCGCCTGGACGTGACCACCCGTGCCCTGAACGACGCGGGCGACCGTATTGGCCGCTATCTGCGGACACAACTGCTGATCAACACGTGTTACGGCGTGCCGATTGCGATTGGCCTGGCAATCATAGGCTTGCCCGGCGCGCTGCTGTGGGGGCTGCTGGGAATGTTGCTGCGTTTCATCCCTTACGTCGGCCCCTGGCTGGCGGCATCCATGCCCATCCTGTTGTCACTGGCGGTATTCGATGGCTGGATCTTGCCGGCGGCGGTGGTGGCGCTGTTTATCGTCCTGGAATCATTCACCAATATGGTTATGGAACCGTGGCTGTACGGCGCGAGCACCGGTCTCTCGCCCGTGGCGGTGCTGCTGGCGGTAATCTTCTGGAGTTCCCTTTGGGGCGGGGTGGGGCTGCTGCTGGCCATTCCGCTCACCGTGTGCCTGGTGGTCGCAGGCCGGCATCTGCCGCAGTTCGAGTTTTTTACCATTCTGCTGGGCAAGGAACCCGCCTTGTCGGCTACCGAACGCTTTTATCAGCGCCTGCTGGCGGGCGATCACGAGGGCGCCATGCAACTCGCACGGGAGCACTCCGGCGACGGTCTCATGAGCGTCTACGATCAGGTCATCATTCCGGCCCTCGCACTGGCGGAGCGCGATCGTCACGACGGGCACCTGGAGCCGGAGTTGGAGCAATCCATAATCGAGAGCGCGAGTGAGATCGTCGATGCCCTCGGCACGCAGGACAGCATCGCCGCGAACGGCAGGGCCATCGAGCCGCATCATCAGGCTTTCGAACTGATGTGTCTGCCGTCGCGCGATCTGGCCGATGAACTGACGGCGCGCATGTTCGCGCAGGTGCTGAAGGTGCAGGGCATCGGTGCTCAGCACCTGTCCATCAAGAGTCTGGCGAGCGAGATGGTGAAGCGCGTTGGTGAGAGCGAGCAGCCTGTGGTGTGCGTCTCCGCCCTGCCGCCGAAGGCGCTTGCGCACACGCGGTATCTCTGCAAACGGCTAAAGCAGCAATTTCCGAAAGCCAGGGTTGCGGTGGGCGTATGGAATAATCCCGTGTATGCCGCCCGCGTAGCCCCAAGGCTTAACGAGGCCGGCGCCGACGCGGTGTTGGCGAACCTGGCGGCGGGTGTCAAGTGGGCGCGGCAACGCATGAACGAACGCGTCGCGGTCATTGATCGCAACACATGA
- a CDS encoding ABC transporter ATP-binding protein, with product MRLEVADIDVALQSNPVVRGISFDLPEGHIGCLLGPSGCGKTTLLRAIAGFEPVTRGRIRLHGAPVSGPGLHVPPEQRRVGMLFQDLALFPHLNVYDNIRFGIRKLSSREQQARVEELLALMDLAEQAKKFPHQISGGQQQRIALARAMAPRPEMLLLDEPFSTLDAELREQLADDIRAILKREGVTALLVTHDQFEAFTVADDIGLMHAGRIVQWDSAYDLYHRPASRFAADFIGMGVMLPGRFLGLNRIETELGILDGPREASYVPRDKVEVLIRPHDVQHNDSSPLRARIERRQFRGAEFLYTLRLASGARLLCFAPSHQRHGVGDEIGIEVSLRHPVMFRRA from the coding sequence ATGCGGCTGGAAGTCGCCGATATCGATGTCGCCTTGCAGAGTAATCCCGTGGTCCGAGGCATCAGCTTCGATCTGCCGGAGGGCCATATCGGCTGCCTCCTGGGACCCAGCGGCTGCGGCAAGACTACCTTGCTGCGCGCGATCGCGGGTTTTGAGCCTGTGACCCGCGGACGCATCCGGTTGCACGGCGCGCCAGTGAGCGGGCCCGGTCTGCATGTGCCGCCGGAACAGCGCAGAGTCGGCATGCTGTTTCAGGATCTCGCCTTGTTTCCACACCTGAACGTTTACGACAATATACGCTTCGGAATCCGGAAATTATCGTCCCGTGAGCAGCAGGCGCGAGTCGAAGAGTTGCTGGCCCTGATGGATCTCGCGGAGCAGGCGAAAAAATTTCCGCATCAGATTTCCGGTGGTCAACAGCAGCGCATTGCACTAGCGCGGGCGATGGCGCCGCGCCCGGAAATGCTGCTGCTCGACGAACCGTTCTCGACCCTGGACGCCGAGTTGCGCGAGCAGCTGGCCGACGATATTCGCGCGATCCTGAAACGGGAAGGAGTGACCGCGCTGCTGGTGACGCACGATCAGTTCGAAGCCTTCACCGTCGCCGACGACATCGGCCTGATGCACGCCGGGCGCATCGTACAATGGGACAGCGCGTACGATCTTTATCACCGGCCCGCGAGCCGTTTCGCGGCCGACTTCATCGGCATGGGCGTGATGCTGCCCGGACGCTTTTTGGGCCTGAACCGAATAGAGACGGAACTGGGAATACTCGACGGACCGCGGGAGGCGTCCTACGTCCCGCGCGACAAGGTCGAGGTGCTGATTCGGCCCCACGATGTCCAGCACAACGACAGCAGTCCGTTGCGCGCGCGCATCGAGCGCCGTCAGTTTCGTGGCGCCGAATTTCTTTACACCCTGAGGCTCGCGAGCGGCGCAAGGTTGCTATGCTTCGCGCCCAGCCACCAGCGACACGGCGTCGGCGACGAGATCGGGATCGAGGTAAGCTTGCGGCATCCGGTCATGTTCAGGCGGGCGTGA
- a CDS encoding PA2778 family cysteine peptidase: MQSLPDTLPAKTLIEDVPFFAQQAFYCGPAALAMTMKYYGVEVTQSALARAVYVPGLQGSLQAEMLAATRGQGLLAYVLAPDLQHLLAEIAAQHPVVVLQNLGVNWYLRWHYAVAIGYDLNTGELILHSGASRNYRLALSVFERTWARGDYWAFAPLPPDHMPHGNNALRYLEAAAALEETGHPRAAREAYRAAAGHWPHNALIRMGLGNARYALDDAGGAARAFAIATALAPDSAAAHNNLAISLSELGCDRQALTAARRAVAVDSDSNPDFRATLEEVRAATAAGPSPSHCPRLNGGDAAHPHIIRQYH; this comes from the coding sequence ATGCAATCCCTGCCGGATACCCTGCCCGCAAAAACTCTCATCGAGGATGTCCCTTTCTTTGCGCAGCAGGCGTTTTACTGTGGCCCGGCGGCCTTGGCCATGACCATGAAATACTACGGGGTCGAGGTTACGCAGTCGGCGCTGGCGCGGGCCGTGTACGTCCCCGGACTCCAGGGCAGCCTGCAGGCAGAAATGCTGGCCGCCACCCGCGGGCAGGGGCTGCTCGCCTATGTGCTGGCGCCCGATCTTCAACATCTGCTCGCGGAGATTGCGGCGCAACATCCCGTGGTGGTGTTGCAGAACCTTGGCGTCAACTGGTACCTGCGGTGGCATTATGCGGTCGCCATTGGCTACGATCTGAACACCGGCGAACTCATTCTGCATTCCGGTGCAAGTCGAAATTACCGGCTGGCCTTAAGCGTCTTCGAGCGCACCTGGGCGCGCGGCGATTACTGGGCGTTTGCGCCGTTGCCCCCGGACCATATGCCGCACGGCAATAATGCGCTGCGCTACCTCGAGGCGGCGGCCGCGCTGGAGGAGACCGGACATCCGCGGGCGGCGCGCGAAGCCTATCGGGCGGCGGCCGGTCACTGGCCGCACAACGCTTTAATACGCATGGGTCTGGGTAATGCGCGTTACGCGCTGGACGATGCGGGCGGCGCGGCGCGTGCATTCGCGATTGCTACCGCCCTGGCGCCGGATTCGGCCGCCGCGCATAACAATCTCGCCATCAGCCTGTCCGAGCTTGGTTGCGACAGGCAGGCACTGACGGCGGCCAGACGCGCCGTCGCCGTGGATTCGGATAGCAACCCCGATTTTCGGGCGACGCTGGAAGAAGTGCGGGCTGCCACCGCTGCCGGGCCGTCACCGAGTCACTGCCCGCGGTTGAACGGCGGCGATGCGGCGCATCCGCATATCATCAGGCAATATCATTAA
- a CDS encoding iron ABC transporter permease, which yields MSSVPAGTLPFAPARPRAIWGRPGAWDAGVLAIATVLALPLLTVASFVFHPAGAIWAHLADTVLKGYILNSLALMLGVAVGALSLGVSTAWLCSTCRFPGRTVFEWALLLPLAMPAYIIAYTYTGMLDFAGPVQTGLRDLTGWQYGDYWFPEIRSLGGAITMLSLVLYPYVYLLARAAFLDQSVCALETARSLGLSTWAAFRRVALPMARPAIITGVSLALMETLADYGTVQYFGVNTFTTGIFRTWFGLGDSAAAAQLAAILMLFVFALVMLERGSRRQARFHHTSQRYQPLPRFELTGMGALAAFAVCATPLLFGFLVPAGQLTSWAIQTAGHTVDAEFITLAANSIGLAATAAVCVLLLALVMAYGRRMRGTRPLVRFAVSLAGMGYAIPGVVVAIGVMIPLASLDNALDAWLRGTFGLSTGLLLSGTLFALLFAYSVRFLAVSLHAVEAGLSKINPAMDDAARLLGRAPAAVLREIHMPIMRGTLLSALLLVFVDVMKELPATLVMRPFDFNTLAVRAFELASDERLADSASAALTIVLAGIAPVILLSRSITRARAGDHA from the coding sequence ATGAGCAGCGTCCCGGCCGGCACATTGCCATTCGCCCCGGCCCGCCCCCGCGCGATCTGGGGGCGGCCGGGCGCCTGGGACGCGGGTGTGCTTGCCATTGCCACGGTGCTCGCACTGCCGTTGCTCACCGTTGCGAGCTTCGTGTTCCACCCGGCGGGCGCGATTTGGGCGCATCTGGCCGACACGGTGCTCAAGGGTTATATCCTCAACTCGCTGGCGTTGATGCTGGGGGTCGCGGTCGGCGCCTTGAGCCTGGGTGTCTCCACGGCCTGGCTGTGCAGCACCTGCCGGTTTCCCGGACGGACGGTATTCGAGTGGGCGTTGCTGCTGCCGCTGGCGATGCCGGCGTACATCATCGCCTACACCTACACGGGGATGCTGGATTTTGCCGGGCCGGTGCAGACAGGGCTGCGCGACTTAACGGGCTGGCAATACGGCGATTACTGGTTTCCCGAGATCCGCTCGCTGGGCGGCGCCATAACGATGCTTTCGCTGGTGCTGTACCCATACGTCTATCTGCTGGCGCGCGCGGCGTTTCTGGACCAGTCAGTGTGCGCGCTGGAGACCGCGCGCAGTCTCGGGCTTAGCACCTGGGCCGCATTCCGGCGCGTGGCGCTTCCAATGGCGCGTCCGGCCATCATAACCGGCGTGTCGCTGGCGCTGATGGAGACTCTGGCGGATTACGGCACGGTGCAGTACTTCGGCGTGAACACGTTTACCACCGGCATTTTTCGCACCTGGTTCGGGCTGGGCGACAGCGCTGCCGCCGCGCAACTGGCCGCGATACTGATGCTGTTCGTGTTCGCGCTGGTAATGCTCGAACGCGGCTCGCGCCGCCAGGCGCGTTTTCATCACACCAGTCAGCGCTACCAGCCGCTGCCGCGCTTCGAACTGACGGGCATGGGCGCGCTCGCCGCGTTCGCCGTGTGCGCTACACCGTTGCTGTTCGGCTTTCTGGTGCCGGCGGGTCAACTCACGTCGTGGGCGATACAGACCGCCGGCCACACGGTGGACGCGGAGTTCATCACCCTGGCCGCCAACAGCATCGGGCTGGCGGCGACCGCCGCCGTGTGTGTGCTGCTGCTGGCGCTGGTGATGGCCTACGGCCGGCGCATGCGCGGCACCCGCCCGTTGGTCCGTTTCGCCGTAAGCCTGGCGGGCATGGGTTACGCCATTCCCGGCGTGGTGGTCGCGATCGGCGTGATGATCCCGCTGGCATCCCTGGACAACGCGCTGGATGCGTGGCTGCGCGGCACGTTCGGACTATCCACCGGATTGCTGTTGAGCGGCACCTTGTTCGCCCTGCTCTTCGCTTATTCGGTGCGCTTTCTGGCCGTGTCGCTGCACGCGGTGGAGGCGGGCTTGAGCAAGATCAACCCCGCCATGGATGACGCCGCGCGCTTGCTCGGGCGCGCGCCCGCGGCGGTGCTGCGCGAAATCCACATGCCGATCATGCGCGGCACCTTGCTTTCCGCGCTGCTGCTGGTGTTCGTCGACGTCATGAAAGAGCTGCCGGCGACACTGGTCATGCGGCCGTTCGACTTCAACACCCTGGCGGTGCGCGCATTCGAACTGGCGTCCGACGAACGCTTGGCCGATTCCGCCAGCGCCGCCCTGACCATCGTGCTGGCCGGCATCGCGCCGGTGATATTGTTAAGCCGCTCCATCACTCGCGCACGCGCCGGTGACCATGCGTAA
- the ilvD gene encoding dihydroxy-acid dehydratase has translation MAKRTASKSTKNPRPFSAQMVDGIERAPSRAMLRAVGFEDKDFRKPQIGIASTWSMVTPCNMHIDKLAREAAAGADAAKAKAIIFNTITISDGISMGTEGMKYSLVSREVIADSIETVTACEGFDGVVAIGGCDKNMPGCLMALARLNRPAVFVYGGTISPGRLDDRNLDIVSVFEAVGAQAGGGMTARQLHAVESCAIPGAGACGGMFTANTMASAIEALGMSLPGSSAQRALSEEKARDSFEAGGAVMALIQKNIRPRDIMTKKAFRNAIVVITALGGSTNAVLHLLAMAFAADVKLSIDEFTRIGKKVPVLADLRPSGRYMMSELIAIGGIQPLMKDLLVRGLLHGECLTVTGKTLAQNLKKVKPYPKKQEIVRAFDDPIKKTGHLVIMYGNLAPEGAVAKISGKEGVQFTGKARVFGSEEEALKRILDGTVVKGDVLVIRYEGPRGGPGMREMLAPTSAVMGKGLGKDVALITDGRFSGGSHGFVVGHITPEAAEGGPLAIVKNGDAITIDADKRQINLELTKEEIAARLASWKPPKARYSRGVLAKYARQVSSASRGAITDEG, from the coding sequence ATGGCCAAACGCACCGCCTCCAAAAGCACCAAAAATCCACGGCCGTTTTCCGCGCAAATGGTCGATGGAATCGAGCGCGCGCCCAGCCGCGCCATGCTGCGCGCAGTCGGCTTCGAGGACAAGGATTTCCGCAAGCCGCAGATCGGCATCGCCTCGACCTGGAGCATGGTCACGCCCTGCAACATGCACATCGACAAGCTGGCGCGCGAGGCCGCCGCGGGCGCCGATGCGGCTAAAGCGAAAGCAATCATCTTCAACACCATCACCATTTCCGATGGCATTTCAATGGGCACCGAGGGCATGAAATATTCGCTGGTGTCGCGCGAAGTGATCGCGGATTCGATAGAAACCGTGACCGCCTGCGAGGGTTTCGATGGCGTGGTGGCAATCGGCGGCTGCGACAAGAACATGCCGGGCTGTCTCATGGCGCTGGCGCGGCTGAACCGACCCGCCGTGTTCGTGTACGGCGGCACCATTAGCCCTGGCCGTCTGGACGACAGGAACCTGGACATCGTATCGGTGTTCGAGGCTGTCGGCGCGCAGGCCGGCGGCGGCATGACGGCCAGACAGTTGCACGCGGTGGAAAGTTGCGCCATCCCCGGCGCCGGCGCGTGCGGCGGCATGTTTACGGCCAACACCATGGCCTCGGCGATCGAGGCGCTGGGCATGAGTCTGCCCGGCAGCTCAGCGCAGCGCGCGTTATCGGAGGAAAAGGCTCGCGACAGCTTCGAGGCTGGCGGCGCGGTCATGGCGTTAATTCAAAAGAATATTCGCCCACGCGACATCATGACCAAAAAGGCGTTCAGGAACGCCATCGTGGTCATCACCGCGCTGGGCGGCTCCACCAACGCGGTGCTGCACCTGCTGGCGATGGCGTTTGCTGCCGATGTCAAGCTCTCGATCGACGAATTCACCCGCATCGGCAAAAAGGTGCCGGTGCTGGCGGATTTGCGGCCCAGCGGACGTTACATGATGTCGGAGCTGATCGCGATCGGCGGCATCCAGCCGTTGATGAAAGATTTGCTTGTCCGCGGTCTGCTGCATGGCGAATGCCTTACCGTCACCGGCAAGACACTTGCGCAGAATCTAAAAAAGGTAAAGCCTTATCCCAAAAAACAGGAGATTGTGCGCGCCTTCGATGACCCGATCAAAAAAACCGGGCATCTGGTCATTATGTACGGCAACCTGGCTCCCGAAGGTGCGGTCGCCAAGATCTCCGGCAAGGAGGGCGTGCAGTTTACCGGCAAGGCGCGCGTGTTCGGCTCGGAAGAAGAAGCCCTTAAGCGGATACTCGATGGCACGGTAGTCAAGGGCGATGTGCTGGTCATCCGTTACGAAGGACCCAGAGGCGGGCCTGGCATGCGCGAGATGCTGGCGCCGACCTCTGCGGTGATGGGCAAGGGTTTGGGCAAAGATGTGGCGCTCATTACCGATGGACGCTTCTCGGGCGGCAGTCACGGGTTCGTGGTCGGCCATATCACGCCCGAAGCCGCGGAAGGCGGTCCTCTCGCGATCGTGAAAAACGGCGATGCGATCACCATCGACGCTGACAAACGCCAGATCAATCTGGAGCTTACGAAAGAGGAAATCGCCGCGCGTCTGGCGTCCTGGAAACCACCTAAGGCGCGATACTCGCGCGGGGTGCTGGCGAAGTATGCCCGTCAGGTCAGCTCCGCCTCGCGCGGTGCGATCACCGATGAAGGCTGA
- a CDS encoding Fe(3+) ABC transporter substrate-binding protein, protein MKPILKLAIALCTMFSLVGCDSSSEGVSVYSAREEQLIKPLLDDFTEQTGIEVNLVTGDADELLQRLASEGRNTPADVLITTDAGRLHRAQMLGLLQPVESAILNAAIPVNYRDTDGYWFGLSMRARPMMYVKGRVDPAQLSTYEALADKRWRKEICIRTSSNIYNQSLVASMIASLGKKRTERWARRLVNNFARKPTDGDRDQIEAAAAGVCDIAIANTYYYGQMLNDPDRSQQEAASKVAIFWPNQEGRGTHVNISGAGVTKAARHRQDAVKLLEFLVSDEAQRWYAQANQEYPVKAGVAASETLGSWGGFKADNLNLSRLGELNAKAVKLMDRVGWP, encoded by the coding sequence ATGAAACCCATTCTCAAGCTCGCGATCGCGCTTTGTACGATGTTTAGTCTCGTCGGCTGCGACTCGTCCAGTGAAGGGGTTAGCGTCTATTCCGCGCGTGAAGAACAGCTCATCAAGCCCTTGCTGGACGATTTCACCGAGCAGACCGGCATCGAGGTAAATCTGGTGACCGGCGACGCCGACGAGTTGCTGCAGCGGCTGGCAAGCGAGGGCCGCAATACACCCGCCGACGTGCTGATCACCACCGACGCCGGCCGTCTGCATCGCGCCCAAATGCTGGGTCTGCTACAGCCGGTTGAGTCCGCCATTCTCAATGCCGCGATACCGGTTAACTATCGAGACACCGACGGTTACTGGTTCGGCCTGTCGATGCGCGCGCGGCCCATGATGTACGTGAAGGGAAGAGTCGATCCGGCGCAGCTATCCACTTACGAGGCGCTGGCCGATAAACGCTGGCGCAAGGAGATCTGTATCCGCACGTCCAGCAACATATACAACCAGTCGCTGGTCGCCTCGATGATCGCAAGCCTGGGCAAGAAACGCACCGAACGCTGGGCCAGACGACTGGTGAACAACTTCGCGCGCAAACCCACTGACGGCGACCGCGATCAGATCGAGGCCGCGGCGGCGGGGGTGTGCGATATCGCGATCGCCAACACTTATTACTACGGCCAGATGCTCAACGATCCTGATCGCAGCCAGCAGGAAGCGGCCAGCAAAGTGGCGATCTTCTGGCCCAATCAGGAGGGACGCGGCACGCACGTCAACATCAGCGGCGCGGGTGTGACCAAAGCTGCCCGGCACCGGCAAGACGCCGTGAAGCTGCTGGAATTCCTGGTCAGCGACGAAGCGCAACGCTGGTACGCGCAGGCCAATCAGGAGTATCCCGTCAAGGCCGGCGTTGCGGCGAGTGAAACCTTGGGCTCCTGGGGCGGCTTCAAAGCCGATAACCTGAACCTTTCTCGGCTGGGCGAGCTCAACGCGAAGGCCGTAAAGCTGATGGATAGAGTCGGCTGGCCGTAA